Within the Salvia hispanica cultivar TCC Black 2014 chromosome 4, UniMelb_Shisp_WGS_1.0, whole genome shotgun sequence genome, the region CTCAGATTGGAGTCATTTGActcagccatgtggtacaaggagaaaacaaagatgtggcacgacaaaaatctgagaaccaaggatctccaagttggtcagaaagtactactcttcCAGTCGAGATTGAAGCTAATGCCTGGGAAACTCAAGTCAAAATGGGCAGGACCTTACATTATCACAGCACTACGTGCCAATGGAGCGGTCGAGATTTCAGGGAGTATCCCTAACTCTGAACCTTTTGTCGTTAATGGgcatagattaaaaatatatagggaaaatgaagagatgtgtgtagtggaagaaattccactacaCTTTAATAGCGTCTAAATGACCAGTAGAAAAGGGGTTTTGGAGTTCCACCTGGTCAACGTAATATGATTCGTGCTTATTGACCAGGTAAAACTTCAAATACCcttagtaatgatgtaaatattgtgaatatttagtaatttaacttaagttaagtagaaaaaaataccaaaaagattttcggatcttaaatattaatttggagtcCGTACTGACCACGAAGGATACCACTTGGGTGAAActctgaattatatttaagagccatttatttgctttatttctatttttagctaGTTGAGAGGGAGGTATAgagtgaaatttgaattttggtgcGTGTTGCAGCTTTGCAGGCGAGTGCAGAGACTGGGAGGGTGCGTGGAGCAGAGACGTGACAGGGGACGTCCAATCAGCTGCGAGAACGCCCAACCGCCTCCCACCCGAAGCGTCGCAACCTGGCAACCGCCTACAACcggtcaaaaccctcaactacCCACCCCACTATAAAATACCCCACCGCCTACTCCCCTTCACTTTACAAACCCTTACCTGCATTCTCTCACCCACAACCACCACCCCACTCCGAAAACTACCACCCCACTACGAAAACCACCGTGAATCACTACCGGAAAAAGAGAACCACCACCGATACAGACCATGGCGAAGAGTAAAGCAACCAACAACCCAGCACCCAACACCGGCGAAGACCTCCCAGAAGCCCGAGCGACAGCCGAATCGCGGCCACCGAGTCCACAACGATCACAGCCAACGCCGACGACACAAATTCCGGCAATGGTTCCTTTAGACGCACTGGCAGCGTATCTAAGGCAACAAGACCCAAACAAAGATTGGACAGCGACCCTGGCCGGATTTAGCCTGACCGGAGGAATGCCGGCGACACCAAACCCTACCCCAACTGCAACCACAGTAAACCCACCCACCACCACCCCAAAAACCTCAAATCCGACATCCGAAAAGACCTCCCCAACAGTAACTGCACAATCAGAACCCTCTCACCTTTCTCCCATACACCAACAAACAGAGCCGCTCGACGTTAGCCCTCTTTCCGCCTATCAAGATCCCAACTGGGGAGAAACAGAGGAAAAGGAGAGCGGAGGGGGAGCAAGCGAGGGCGAGAAGGACGAAGCAGAGGAGATAATGGCCACTGAAGCCACAGCCGATGAAGCAGAGAAGGAGGAGATAGACCTGAACGAAATGGCCAAGAAGCAAGGGTTAATGACGGATGATGAGTTCCAAGCGGTTTTGAGCAAGGGAGATAGGATCGTGGTAAACCCTGAAGGGGTGGCTGAGGTACTGGACCTCGCATCCCAGGCAGTAGGAAGGGGGGAAACAACCATGGAAGCAGATGAGTCGGAGAGGGTAGTCCACCAATCCGTGGAGGAGATGACAGAAGAACAACCGGAGAAAGCTGAGCAACTTGAGGAGGAGAGGCAAGAACCAGAAACACATCAAGAGGAAGCCTCAGTGGTAACTAAACCAAAGCCAGTAAAGAGGAGGCTAGTGTTGAAGAACGACCCCAAGGCAGAAAGGCAGAAACCCCAAAGAGTGTCACAGAGATGCTTAGGAAAGTGGAAGTCCAACAAGGCAGGAGCAAACACAGCAGCAGATGCAGTGGAGGTCTCTAGCGAAGACGAGAagactactcctacaaaacctgGGGAGGAGCCCTCGAAAGCTAGCCAGAAGGACACCCAAATGGCAACAGGGACAGTATCATCAACGCCGACTGACCAGAAGGAGAATGCTGACAAGGTGGTTGAGGGTCTGGACCTCGCATCAGAGTCAGTAGGTCGGGAGGAGGCGACAAGAAGTGATACTAGTACCCGTGTGGTGACCGAGCCTACCACCCAGGAGGACGTTTCAACACAAGCCGACGAAGAAGCAGAGGCAATGGAAATTGAAGAAGCCAAGTACAtccaagaaagaaagagaaaggggaAAGCCCCTGCCAAGAAGAAACAAGCCATAAAGAAA harbors:
- the LOC125220322 gene encoding microtubule-associated protein RP/EB family member 1-like, whose translation is MAKSKATNNPAPNTGEDLPEARATAESRPPSPQRSQPTPTTQIPAMVPLDALAAYLRQQDPNKDWTATLAGFSLTGGMPATPNPTPTATTVNPPTTTPKTSNPTSEKTSPTVTAQSEPSHLSPIHQQTEPLDVSPLSAYQDPNWGETEEKESGGGASEGEKDEAEEIMATEATADEAEKEEIDLNEMAKKQGLMTDDEFQAVLSKGDRIVVNPEGVAEVLDLASQAVGRGETTMEADESERVVHQSVEEMTEEQPEKAEQLEEERQEPETHQEEASVVTKPKPVKRRLVLKNDPKAERQKPQRVSQRCLGKWKSNKAGANTAADAVEVSSEDEKTTPTKPGEEPSKASQKDTQMATGTVSSTPTDQKENADKVVEGLDLASESVGREEATRSDTSTRVVTEPTTQEDVSTQADEEAEAMEIEEAKYIQERKRKGKAPAKKKQAIKKQSTANASIVIREREERRRLSDSDYTSSEESDSESDISLEGGRVP